A portion of the Micromonospora tarapacensis genome contains these proteins:
- a CDS encoding SDR family oxidoreductase produces MEQVTADLSSGDRVDDAVRDAGIVLHLAGGQKGDDQVARTLVRAAQQARVRHLVFISVIGADRVPLGWLRTKLAAEEAVAGSGLPWTILRAAQLHELVLTLAQKLAALPVVPTPGIRLQPVDGRDVATRLAELTLAPPAGRVPDLAGPGCTRWTS; encoded by the coding sequence GTGGAACAGGTCACCGCCGACCTGTCCAGCGGCGACCGCGTCGACGACGCGGTGCGCGACGCCGGGATCGTCCTGCACCTGGCCGGTGGGCAGAAGGGCGACGACCAGGTGGCCCGCACGCTGGTGCGGGCGGCACAGCAGGCCCGCGTACGCCATCTGGTCTTCATCTCGGTCATCGGAGCCGACCGGGTGCCACTCGGCTGGCTGCGCACCAAGCTGGCCGCCGAGGAAGCGGTCGCGGGCTCCGGACTGCCCTGGACGATCCTGCGCGCCGCCCAACTCCACGAGCTGGTGCTGACCCTTGCCCAGAAACTGGCCGCGCTGCCGGTGGTCCCGACCCCGGGGATCCGGCTGCAACCGGTGGACGGCCGCGACGTCGCGACCCGGCTCGCCGAACTCACGCTGGCACCGCCGGCCGGCCGGGTGCCCGACCTGGCCGGCCCCG